One stretch of Paenibacillus sp. AN1007 DNA includes these proteins:
- a CDS encoding phosphate propanoyltransferase codes for MSKTVPVGVSARHIHVSQEHVDILFGKGYELTEFKPLSQPGQYAANETVAVIGSKGQFDKVRILGPVRPETQLEISMTDSFAIGVKAPVRESGSIEGTPGITIKGPAGEVTIDKGVIVAARHIHFHTSDAAKWGIEDKQMLKVRLGGARGLVLENVLARVSDSFALDMHIDTDEANAAGARNGDTAEIID; via the coding sequence ATGAGTAAAACAGTACCTGTGGGCGTATCCGCCCGTCACATTCATGTATCCCAAGAGCACGTTGACATTTTGTTCGGCAAAGGTTATGAACTGACTGAATTTAAACCTCTGTCCCAACCCGGACAGTATGCTGCGAACGAAACTGTTGCGGTGATCGGTTCCAAAGGACAGTTTGATAAAGTGCGTATCCTCGGACCTGTTCGTCCGGAAACACAACTGGAAATCTCCATGACGGATTCTTTTGCGATCGGTGTAAAAGCACCAGTCCGTGAATCCGGAAGCATCGAAGGCACACCAGGCATCACGATTAAAGGACCAGCTGGCGAAGTTACCATCGACAAAGGTGTAATCGTTGCGGCTCGTCACATTCACTTCCACACGTCTGATGCCGCAAAATGGGGCATTGAGGACAAACAAATGCTGAAAGTCCGTTTGGGTGGAGCGCGTGGTCTGGTATTGGAAAATGTATTGGCGCGTGTATCCGACTCCTTTGCGCTGGATATGCACATCGACACAGATGAAGCAAATGCTGCAGGCGCCCGTAACGGCGATACAGCTGAAATCATCGACTAA